A region from the Salicibibacter cibarius genome encodes:
- a CDS encoding PadR family transcriptional regulator, whose protein sequence is MASTISTDLIRGHTVTIILNILRQGDSYGYDIYKKIIELSGNQYELKEATLYTAFRRLEKEGYILSYWGDETQGGRRKYYRITAEGEERYEQSKKDWDFAKGVLDQLIKGGLDDGEK, encoded by the coding sequence TTGGCTTCTACAATTTCAACAGACCTCATCCGTGGCCATACAGTGACGATTATTCTGAATATCCTTCGTCAGGGTGATAGCTATGGGTATGACATCTATAAAAAAATCATTGAGTTGAGTGGAAATCAATACGAGCTGAAGGAAGCAACCTTATATACAGCTTTTCGGCGTTTAGAGAAGGAGGGTTACATCCTTTCTTATTGGGGGGACGAAACGCAAGGAGGCAGGCGTAAATATTATCGTATTACTGCAGAAGGAGAAGAACGTTATGAGCAAAGCAAAAAAGACTGGGATTTTGCCAAAGGTGTTTTAGATCAATTGATAAAAGGAGGGCTTGATGATGGCGAAAAATAA
- a CDS encoding permease prefix domain 1-containing protein, whose product MAKNKTHLDRKIQNYIDDLFADIGGSQELFDMKEELSTNLKEKIADYKSRGLKEDEAFKEAVISMGDLNGLVDDMRKHGREEAKKSVYSTKAARISTAGLIAGTVLVLFGFFNSLMLFFMDVPNVAVVGPLIFIVAGGALLTYSVLTRKTSKRYAMNKIRASLYALAMGIMLFSFYVAGSSGFATGEMFTAISSFMIFFIAGIGLFLGLVLTGTNRRKDD is encoded by the coding sequence ATGGCGAAAAATAAAACTCATTTGGATCGTAAAATCCAAAATTATATTGATGATCTTTTTGCAGACATTGGCGGGAGCCAAGAGCTATTTGATATGAAAGAAGAGCTTTCTACAAACTTGAAAGAAAAAATTGCAGATTATAAGTCACGAGGGTTAAAGGAAGATGAAGCATTTAAAGAAGCCGTCATTTCAATGGGGGATTTAAACGGGCTGGTCGATGATATGCGGAAACATGGCCGGGAGGAAGCGAAAAAATCCGTTTATTCTACGAAAGCCGCACGCATTTCAACCGCTGGGTTGATTGCAGGTACGGTACTTGTATTATTCGGGTTCTTTAATTCGCTCATGCTTTTTTTCATGGATGTACCTAATGTTGCAGTGGTTGGGCCATTGATTTTCATTGTCGCAGGTGGTGCCTTGCTAACGTATAGCGTCTTAACGAGAAAAACCTCCAAAAGATACGCGATGAACAAAATCCGCGCTTCTCTTTATGCCTTGGCTATGGGGATTATGCTTTTTAGCTTCTATGTAGCCGGCTCTTCCGGGTTTGCTACCGGAGAAATGTTTACTGCCATTTCCTCGTTTATGATCTTTTTTATCGCAGGCATTGGTCTGTTCTTAGGTTTAGTGCTTACAGGAACGAATCGTCGTAAAGATGATTAA
- a CDS encoding spore germination protein encodes MIFMKRKFKKQKSERNLLKASLSKNIAQVKKALGNSSDVIIREVKLGEKEQINAAFIFMETLADTQLIQESILKTLMVDIGNVDLDTEATTDKDRLKVLMDSVLTVADVHVCTDFQTLYLKVLSGDTVIIVDGCEQGLIAGTKSLEGDRAVSEPTQQNVVRGPQDAFVETLKVNLSLIRKKIKSPNLRVKTKTIGVVTQTEVSVLYIHGIANDKVVQEAHERLDKIDIDAIFESGYIEELIQDEVRTPFPTIYNSERPDVIAAGLMEGRVAIVVDGTPFVLLVPALFTQFYQAAEDYYQRSDIATLLRLLRLMALFISLLGPSVYVAMSTFHIEALPHVLLVSLAAQQEGIPFPVVVEALIMETMFEMLREAGLRMPKPMGEAVSIVGALVIGLAAVEAGLVSAAMVVVVSATAIASFITPAYNMAISIRMLRFVIMAFAASFGMFGIIVCLIALGLHLCSLRSFGVPYMSPMAPYIPDDQKDSILRMPQWRMHSRPHLISQTNVIREQTPRPRSKG; translated from the coding sequence ATGATCTTCATGAAACGAAAATTTAAGAAACAAAAATCGGAAAGGAACCTTTTGAAAGCAAGTCTTTCTAAAAACATTGCCCAAGTGAAGAAAGCGCTTGGCAATAGTTCCGATGTCATTATCAGAGAAGTGAAACTTGGCGAGAAAGAACAGATAAATGCTGCCTTTATTTTTATGGAGACATTAGCTGATACACAGCTTATTCAAGAATCCATCTTGAAAACGTTGATGGTAGACATAGGAAATGTTGATTTGGATACGGAGGCCACGACTGATAAAGATCGGTTAAAAGTATTGATGGACAGCGTTTTGACGGTTGCTGATGTTCATGTATGCACGGATTTTCAAACCCTTTACCTTAAAGTATTGTCCGGCGATACGGTTATAATCGTAGACGGATGCGAGCAAGGATTGATCGCAGGAACAAAGAGTTTAGAGGGCGATCGCGCGGTGTCCGAACCTACCCAACAAAATGTAGTTCGTGGGCCACAAGATGCGTTTGTCGAGACGTTGAAGGTTAACCTATCCCTTATCAGGAAAAAAATTAAATCTCCGAACCTTAGGGTGAAAACGAAAACGATCGGGGTAGTCACACAAACGGAGGTCTCTGTCCTCTATATTCACGGCATTGCGAATGACAAAGTCGTACAAGAAGCTCATGAGCGATTGGATAAGATCGACATAGACGCCATTTTCGAAAGCGGATATATTGAAGAACTCATTCAAGATGAAGTCCGTACGCCTTTTCCCACAATATATAATTCCGAGCGTCCGGATGTCATTGCTGCTGGTTTGATGGAAGGAAGGGTGGCGATCGTGGTGGACGGCACCCCTTTTGTCCTCCTTGTACCCGCGTTGTTTACGCAGTTTTACCAAGCGGCCGAAGACTATTATCAACGTTCCGATATCGCGACGTTGCTTCGACTCTTGCGCCTCATGGCTTTGTTTATTTCTTTGCTTGGCCCTTCTGTTTATGTTGCCATGAGCACGTTTCATATCGAGGCACTTCCTCATGTGTTACTCGTCAGTTTAGCAGCTCAACAAGAAGGCATCCCCTTTCCTGTCGTTGTAGAAGCGCTCATTATGGAGACCATGTTTGAAATGTTGAGGGAGGCTGGTTTGCGCATGCCTAAGCCGATGGGAGAGGCGGTTTCTATTGTGGGGGCATTGGTCATTGGGCTTGCCGCTGTGGAAGCGGGGTTGGTTTCGGCTGCGATGGTTGTCGTCGTGTCTGCAACAGCGATTGCCAGTTTTATCACACCCGCTTATAATATGGCCATTTCGATTCGGATGCTTCGCTTTGTCATCATGGCTTTCGCCGCCTCTTTTGGCATGTTTGGGATTATCGTTTGTCTGATTGCCCTTGGTCTTCATTTATGTAGTTTGCGTTCATTTGGGGTGCCGTATATGAGTCCGATGGCGCCTTATATTCCTGATGATCAGAAGGATTCGATTTTACGGATGCCGCAATGGCGAATGCATTCGCGCCCCCATTTGATTAGTCAGACAAATGTTATTCGCGAGCAGACCCCACGGCCTAGATCTAAAGGGTAG
- a CDS encoding Ger(x)C family spore germination protein yields the protein MKQKDYMVALTLLLFIGVAGCWNNMELPDLAIVMALGIDQTDDGYRMSIQVLDPIEIDPLREGGGQDTSVTVYQAEGVTIQEAIRKLHTKVPRRVNVSHTQVIVIGETLAKEGVRDTLDLFVRDHEFPPYMLMAISRGIEAQDVVSVLTPIETIPADQLRASLETNAEVWGTTIVVNINDLVDHVNSNDQEAVVSGIQVLGDAKKGEVTENLESSKAFTSLNYDGLAVFKDDRLEGWLNEEESQGYNYAQGNITSTVINVPCGEEGHISLEQLRMNEDSTSNIKNEHPHIEVNISLQANISDVECGMDITKPASVSRLEAAAEGVVEKKMAAAIEKAQTGVQADIFGFGHVIYREHPDVWKQIEDDWDNHFVDLPVNLNVDVQLLQTGEIDDLYEEE from the coding sequence TTGAAACAAAAAGATTATATGGTTGCGCTTACACTGCTGCTTTTTATCGGTGTGGCAGGTTGTTGGAATAATATGGAGTTGCCAGATTTGGCCATTGTCATGGCTTTGGGTATCGATCAAACCGATGATGGTTATCGAATGTCCATTCAGGTCCTTGATCCTATAGAGATTGATCCCCTTCGTGAAGGAGGGGGACAAGACACTTCTGTTACTGTCTATCAAGCGGAAGGGGTGACCATCCAGGAAGCTATTCGCAAATTGCATACGAAAGTGCCAAGGCGAGTAAATGTGTCTCACACCCAAGTCATCGTTATTGGAGAAACCCTGGCCAAAGAGGGGGTCAGGGATACATTGGATCTCTTTGTTAGGGATCATGAATTCCCTCCTTACATGTTGATGGCGATCAGCCGTGGGATCGAAGCTCAAGATGTTGTGAGCGTTCTTACTCCTATTGAAACAATCCCGGCAGATCAATTACGAGCATCGCTTGAAACGAACGCAGAAGTTTGGGGAACTACGATAGTGGTTAATATCAATGATCTTGTGGATCATGTTAACAGTAATGATCAAGAAGCCGTTGTCAGCGGGATACAAGTGCTCGGAGATGCGAAAAAAGGAGAGGTGACGGAAAATCTGGAAAGCAGTAAAGCTTTTACCTCCCTTAATTATGACGGGCTTGCCGTATTTAAAGACGATCGATTGGAAGGATGGCTCAATGAAGAGGAAAGCCAAGGATACAACTACGCGCAAGGGAACATCACCAGTACGGTTATAAATGTGCCATGTGGAGAAGAGGGGCACATTTCGCTAGAGCAACTTCGCATGAATGAAGACAGCACGAGCAATATAAAAAATGAGCACCCCCATATTGAAGTAAACATAAGCCTCCAGGCAAACATATCAGACGTAGAATGTGGCATGGACATAACGAAACCGGCGTCTGTTTCTCGGCTCGAAGCCGCTGCCGAAGGCGTGGTGGAGAAGAAAATGGCAGCAGCGATCGAAAAAGCACAAACCGGAGTTCAAGCGGATATTTTTGGGTTTGGACATGTGATTTATCGGGAGCATCCAGACGTGTGGAAACAAATCGAAGATGATTGGGACAACCATTTTGTCGATTTGCCTGTTAACTTAAATGTAGATGTTCAACTTTTACAAACCGGAGAGATTGATGATTTATATGAAGAGGAGTGA
- a CDS encoding GerAB/ArcD/ProY family transporter, which yields MLEKGKISLRQFSVLVILITVGGSMINAPAFIAAYAKQDAWLVPFIGMGVGLLMAWLYTSLKSMFPDQTLVEYSERILGKWMGKALSLVFILHFFVTSALLLRLGSDFIIVQILMETPLEVIHILFVLIVVMGVGLGIETLARMGELVLPVLFLLILVLFLGNITNIEIRNLQPMLVEGLSPVLKGTLVFTNITFFELVYLMILPRVNRVKGIYPAFAKGILIGGGVLWAGVFSAVSVLGVDATVRSIYPSYTLAKSISIANIIEGIEVFITILWIVTTYFKLALYFYAAVVGLAQTFELRTYRAVLLPLGMILVILAVVISPNEVVFMTLMKSRSWFYYSAVVALLIPLILFFVAKVRKKQDWNG from the coding sequence ATGTTGGAAAAAGGAAAAATTAGTCTGCGGCAATTTTCGGTCTTAGTCATTTTAATTACAGTAGGCGGATCTATGATTAATGCGCCTGCGTTTATCGCTGCATATGCCAAACAAGATGCTTGGTTGGTCCCTTTTATAGGAATGGGCGTTGGATTATTGATGGCATGGCTCTATACATCGTTAAAGTCTATGTTTCCGGACCAAACGTTAGTGGAATATAGTGAACGTATATTGGGGAAATGGATGGGGAAAGCCCTCTCGCTCGTATTTATTTTGCACTTCTTCGTTACGTCTGCGTTGTTACTTAGACTAGGCAGCGATTTTATCATTGTGCAGATTTTGATGGAAACGCCCCTTGAAGTGATTCATATTCTGTTTGTGCTTATTGTCGTCATGGGTGTGGGGCTTGGCATTGAAACGCTGGCTCGAATGGGTGAATTGGTTTTGCCCGTATTGTTTTTGCTCATTCTTGTTCTCTTCTTAGGTAACATTACTAATATAGAGATCCGAAATCTCCAACCGATGCTTGTAGAAGGCCTGTCCCCGGTTCTGAAAGGGACCCTGGTGTTTACCAATATTACATTTTTTGAACTTGTTTATTTAATGATCCTTCCGCGGGTGAACCGAGTAAAAGGCATTTATCCGGCATTTGCCAAAGGAATCCTCATTGGTGGGGGTGTTTTATGGGCAGGGGTTTTCAGTGCAGTTAGTGTGCTAGGTGTTGATGCTACTGTACGATCGATTTATCCTAGCTATACATTGGCGAAAAGCATAAGCATTGCCAATATTATCGAAGGTATTGAAGTGTTTATCACGATCCTTTGGATCGTCACAACCTATTTTAAATTGGCCCTTTATTTTTATGCAGCCGTTGTCGGACTAGCCCAGACCTTCGAGTTGCGAACATATCGAGCAGTGCTGTTGCCTCTTGGCATGATATTAGTTATCTTAGCCGTTGTTATCAGCCCGAATGAAGTTGTTTTTATGACCCTTATGAAGAGCCGTTCCTGGTTTTATTACAGCGCCGTAGTTGCTTTGCTAATCCCTTTGATTTTGTTTTTCGTCGCTAAAGTTCGTAAAAAGCAGGATTGGAATGGATAG
- a CDS encoding class I SAM-dependent methyltransferase, translating into MDRQSLIKKFDKQAKKYDKRRKNGQAYKFRRRIFQEANGKVLEVAIGSGLNFPFYNREIELTGLDFSHEMLKTAQNAAKNYPFKTTLIQTDVETAEFNENSFDTIISSASLCAYQEPVNVLNSFQKWCKPEGKILMMEHGISANKPLAWLQKSLDPLALKVVGCHQNRNISEIVKKSYLKINREERYLAGYLYLIWAKP; encoded by the coding sequence ATGGATCGTCAATCATTAATTAAAAAGTTTGATAAGCAGGCAAAAAAATACGATAAAAGACGTAAAAACGGTCAGGCTTATAAGTTTCGCCGACGAATTTTTCAAGAAGCCAATGGAAAGGTTTTGGAAGTTGCCATTGGTTCTGGACTTAATTTTCCTTTCTACAATAGAGAAATTGAATTGACAGGCTTGGATTTTAGTCATGAAATGTTGAAAACAGCACAGAATGCGGCAAAAAATTATCCTTTTAAAACGACCCTTATACAAACAGATGTTGAGACAGCTGAATTTAACGAAAACAGCTTTGATACCATCATATCTTCTGCCAGTTTATGCGCCTATCAAGAACCCGTTAATGTCCTAAATAGCTTTCAAAAATGGTGTAAGCCAGAAGGGAAAATACTAATGATGGAGCATGGCATTAGTGCAAACAAACCGTTAGCATGGTTGCAAAAATCTTTGGATCCATTGGCATTAAAGGTTGTAGGGTGCCATCAAAACAGAAATATTTCTGAAATTGTAAAAAAGTCGTATTTAAAAATTAACAGAGAAGAGCGTTATCTGGCAGGTTATTTATATTTAATATGGGCTAAACCATAA
- a CDS encoding GrpB family protein, translated as MRKAEITPYNNHWPMMFSKEANKLHTIFGSEIIQIHHIGSTSVKGLKAKPVIDIMPVVKSISQIDRYNSAMIDIGYEPKGEHGIQGRRFFQKGGEERTHHVHVYESGSSNIERHLAFRDYLRTHPEVLKKYADVKEDLSKRFLYDVASYTREKEQLVLEIESKALAWHKTQNELQ; from the coding sequence ATGAGAAAGGCTGAAATAACTCCCTATAACAATCATTGGCCTATGATGTTTTCTAAAGAGGCCAATAAATTACACACCATATTTGGTTCTGAAATCATTCAAATTCATCATATTGGCAGTACCTCAGTGAAAGGATTAAAAGCAAAACCAGTTATTGATATAATGCCTGTCGTAAAGAGCATTAGTCAGATTGATCGATATAACTCGGCAATGATCGATATTGGCTACGAACCGAAAGGAGAACACGGAATACAAGGGCGGCGTTTTTTCCAAAAGGGAGGGGAGGAGCGTACTCATCATGTGCACGTTTATGAGTCAGGCAGTTCTAATATTGAACGCCACCTAGCATTCCGTGACTACTTGCGAACGCATCCTGAAGTTTTGAAAAAATATGCGGATGTAAAAGAAGATTTGTCCAAGCGTTTTCTTTATGACGTTGCCTCATATACCAGGGAAAAGGAACAATTAGTATTGGAAATTGAAAGCAAAGCATTGGCTTGGCACAAAACTCAAAATGAATTACAGTAA
- a CDS encoding YfiT family bacillithiol transferase → MDVRFPIGKLEVPSKETLENVHEYLQEIETYTIRLRETVDALNDEELSRTYRDGSWTIRQLVHHIADSQLNMYQRLKLALTDENPTVPAFDQDRWATEPDTNLPVESSIKLLEGLNERIVSLGHRLTEEQLDRTFTLQKGDEITVATKVAKLAWHEEHHLAHIKIALSD, encoded by the coding sequence ATGGATGTAAGATTTCCGATTGGGAAATTAGAAGTTCCGAGCAAAGAAACATTAGAAAATGTTCACGAATATTTACAGGAAATCGAAACTTACACGATTCGATTAAGAGAAACTGTTGATGCATTAAATGATGAGGAATTAAGCAGAACATATCGTGATGGTAGCTGGACAATTCGTCAACTTGTTCACCATATAGCAGATTCCCAGTTGAACATGTATCAACGTTTGAAACTGGCGCTAACAGATGAGAATCCGACAGTACCGGCTTTTGATCAAGATAGGTGGGCGACTGAGCCGGATACAAACCTTCCTGTAGAAAGTTCTATTAAATTGCTGGAAGGTTTAAATGAACGCATTGTATCGTTAGGGCATCGTTTAACTGAAGAGCAATTAGATCGAACGTTTACTCTCCAAAAAGGTGACGAGATAACAGTTGCAACAAAAGTTGCAAAATTAGCCTGGCACGAAGAACACCACTTAGCCCACATAAAAATCGCATTATCAGATTAA
- a CDS encoding glutamate synthase-related protein, whose protein sequence is MIEIDWTLFLLNTLIIVSLSVILSVLYIVIFSRPIVKRIFAGMMKRFMSKKYEDNLWELISAMTRVTPNTIMENSLRSASGTIISRPFGSPRDFHHFEGLVFSPGQLAKPPADASDSVEMTTTIGPHAKHPLVLDIPLMAGGMGYGNALSKKVKKAIARATCATGTATNSGEGAYLPEERELAEHFILQYAPGNWSKSPEILGQADAIEIHIGQGARAAATYRIPPEDLPGEIRETFQLSPGETLVVPPFEETKEPDGLKKWSIGSVERQMVFPLG, encoded by the coding sequence ATGATTGAGATTGATTGGACGCTTTTTCTCCTAAACACGCTCATTATCGTGAGCTTATCCGTCATCCTCAGCGTGTTATATATTGTTATTTTTTCCAGGCCCATTGTCAAACGGATTTTCGCGGGGATGATGAAACGATTTATGTCCAAAAAGTATGAGGACAATCTGTGGGAATTGATCTCCGCCATGACACGGGTGACCCCGAACACGATTATGGAGAACAGCCTCCGGTCCGCTTCGGGAACAATCATCAGTCGCCCTTTTGGCAGCCCTCGCGATTTTCACCATTTTGAAGGACTTGTTTTTTCCCCTGGCCAGTTAGCAAAGCCGCCCGCGGATGCAAGTGATTCCGTAGAAATGACGACGACAATCGGCCCCCATGCAAAACATCCGCTCGTCCTCGATATCCCGTTAATGGCTGGCGGGATGGGGTATGGGAATGCACTCAGCAAGAAGGTGAAAAAAGCGATTGCAAGGGCTACGTGTGCGACGGGAACTGCGACGAACTCCGGAGAAGGCGCGTATCTTCCGGAAGAAAGAGAATTGGCAGAGCATTTTATTTTGCAATATGCCCCGGGGAACTGGTCAAAATCCCCGGAAATTCTCGGTCAAGCCGACGCCATTGAAATACATATCGGACAAGGGGCTCGGGCTGCGGCTACATATCGCATTCCCCCGGAAGATTTGCCCGGGGAAATCCGTGAAACATTTCAGCTATCCCCCGGTGAAACGCTCGTCGTCCCGCCGTTCGAAGAAACGAAAGAACCGGATGGATTGAAAAAATGGTCGATAGGGTCCGTAGAGAGACAGATGGTGTTCCCATTGGGGTGA
- a CDS encoding glutamate synthase-related protein: MVDRVRRETDGVPIGVKMVTGGDLEADLKIAVQANVDFISIDGGQAGTKGDAPIFEDDFGLPTIYALARTVKYLKKKGLKHKISLLVGGGLTTPGECLKAMALGADAVYMGTTFIWAMSHDQVIKSLPWDPPTSLVFYAKKKEEKFDEEKAAYYLENFITSCSEEMEEAVRALGKSSIHDVNSEDLVALDEVTSDITNVKLGYDRE, encoded by the coding sequence ATGGTCGATAGGGTCCGTAGAGAGACAGATGGTGTTCCCATTGGGGTGAAAATGGTGACAGGCGGTGATTTGGAAGCGGATTTGAAGATTGCGGTACAAGCGAACGTTGATTTTATTTCGATCGATGGGGGGCAAGCCGGGACAAAGGGAGATGCGCCGATTTTCGAAGACGATTTTGGTCTGCCAACGATCTATGCCCTTGCTCGGACTGTGAAATACTTGAAGAAGAAAGGCTTAAAACATAAAATTAGCCTGCTCGTCGGCGGTGGCCTGACTACACCTGGTGAATGTTTAAAAGCGATGGCGTTAGGGGCGGATGCCGTCTATATGGGAACCACGTTCATTTGGGCGATGTCCCACGATCAAGTCATCAAATCATTGCCGTGGGACCCTCCGACCTCACTTGTTTTCTATGCAAAAAAGAAGGAAGAAAAGTTTGACGAAGAAAAAGCCGCTTATTATCTGGAAAATTTCATCACCTCCTGCTCGGAGGAAATGGAGGAGGCGGTTCGCGCACTCGGGAAATCCTCTATTCATGACGTTAATAGCGAAGACCTTGTCGCCCTCGACGAGGTAACGAGCGATATTACTAATGTGAAGCTGGGGTATGATCGTGAATAA
- a CDS encoding CBO0543 family protein, whose protein sequence is MERSVTRIIFVLCLFLLPFTLRKKGVKEWGLIFFSTGYVASILAQLAVKAKKIEYTVRPLPRYFDGNVVYEYLVLPLFCVWFNQSTYHAKIWGVVGRAFFYSGIHTLIEYFVEKKTGAVSWKSWNWFYNTTSIAMVFIGSRGILSLWKWLSKRYE, encoded by the coding sequence TTGGAACGATCGGTCACACGTATCATTTTTGTTCTCTGTTTGTTTCTCCTTCCTTTCACCCTTCGTAAAAAGGGAGTGAAAGAATGGGGGCTTATTTTCTTCTCCACAGGATATGTTGCCTCTATACTTGCTCAGTTGGCGGTAAAAGCAAAAAAAATAGAGTATACCGTGCGCCCTCTCCCGCGATATTTTGATGGTAATGTCGTTTATGAATATCTCGTTCTCCCTCTATTTTGTGTCTGGTTTAATCAATCTACCTATCATGCAAAGATATGGGGTGTTGTTGGGAGAGCTTTTTTTTACAGCGGTATTCACACTTTGATCGAATACTTTGTGGAGAAAAAGACCGGGGCAGTGAGTTGGAAATCATGGAATTGGTTCTATAATACAACATCTATCGCAATGGTTTTTATAGGGAGCAGGGGCATTCTATCTTTATGGAAATGGTTGTCAAAGCGATATGAATAA